The following are encoded together in the Vigna unguiculata cultivar IT97K-499-35 chromosome 2, ASM411807v1, whole genome shotgun sequence genome:
- the LOC114170081 gene encoding uncharacterized protein LOC114170081 — MAASALYSGTVFVPPLSHKTPKHVRSICFNPSTSLSRSRFCVTVVASSLSRRVFRVHGLMGDESGTAPNPELPNSEAGVSIDLNLPRRSLLVQFTCCVCGERTKRLVNRLAYERGAVFVQCAGCLRHHKLVDNLGLITEYDFREKTNIDSETDRV, encoded by the exons ATGGCGGCAAGCGCACTGTACAGTGGCACTGTGTTTGTTCCTCCTCTCTCTCATAAAACCCCTAAACATGTTCGCTCTATCTGCTTCAATCCTTCTACTAGCCTCTCTAG gTCAAGATTTTGTGTAACAGTGGTAGCATCATCGCTTTCTCGTCGGGTGTTTAGAGTACATGGGTTGATGGGCGATGAATCTGGGACTGCCCCAAATCCAGAATTACCCAATTCGGAAGCG GGTGTTAGTATTGACTTGAATCTTCCAAGAAGAAGTTTGCTTGTACAGTTCACATGTTGTGTGTGTGGTGAAAGAACAAAGAGGCTAGTGAACCGGCTAGCTTATGAAAGGGGTGCTGTTTTTGTTCAG TGTGCAGGATGTCTACGGCATCACAAATTAGTTGATAATCTTGGACTTATCACAGAGTATGACTTTCGGGAGAAAACAAACATCGACTCAGAAACTGATCGAGTTTGA